A genomic window from Silene latifolia isolate original U9 population chromosome Y, ASM4854445v1, whole genome shotgun sequence includes:
- the LOC141627350 gene encoding uncharacterized protein LOC141627350 isoform X2: MAAHPSAIFRSLSHVLNRQQSTLTRLAYLTDLLYFTFFHHIFSRNCFSGCFVELSHTFYAKLNKDEAARMEAIKGIHRVMVGETIFLMSKDHALQL; encoded by the exons ATGGCGGCTCATCCCTCTGCGATTTTTCGTTCTCTTTCTCATG TGTTGAACagacaacaatcaacattaactcGGTTGGCGTACCTGACCGACTTGTTATACTTTACCTTCTTCCATCACATCTTCAG CCGGAATTGTTTTAGTGGCTGCTTTGTGGAGTTGTCGCATACCTTCTATGCAAAGTTAAATAAAGATGAGGCTGCCAGAATGGAAG CTATCAAGGGAATTCACCGTGTGATGGTGGGCGAGACTATATTTTTGATGTCTAAAGATCATG CATTGCAACTCTAA
- the LOC141627350 gene encoding uncharacterized protein LOC141627350 isoform X1, whose protein sequence is MAAHPSAIFRSLSHVLNRQQSTLTRLAYLTDLLYFTFFHHIFSRNCFSGCFVELSHTFYAKLNKDEAARMEAIKGIHRVMVGETIFLMSKDHGQGTSLNIDDILLISLFLRSLFVAALQL, encoded by the exons ATGGCGGCTCATCCCTCTGCGATTTTTCGTTCTCTTTCTCATG TGTTGAACagacaacaatcaacattaactcGGTTGGCGTACCTGACCGACTTGTTATACTTTACCTTCTTCCATCACATCTTCAG CCGGAATTGTTTTAGTGGCTGCTTTGTGGAGTTGTCGCATACCTTCTATGCAAAGTTAAATAAAGATGAGGCTGCCAGAATGGAAG CTATCAAGGGAATTCACCGTGTGATGGTGGGCGAGACTATATTTTTGATGTCTAAAGATCATG GTCAAGGAACTTCATTGAATATCGACGACATACTCCTTATTTCTTTGTTTTTGCGTTCGCTTTTTGTTGCAGCATTGCAACTCTAA
- the LOC141627350 gene encoding uncharacterized protein LOC141627350 isoform X3 — protein MLQLDIGVGRNCFSGCFVELSHTFYAKLNKDEAARMEAIKGIHRVMVGETIFLMSKDHGQGTSLNIDDILLISLFLRSLFVAALQL, from the exons ATGCTTCAATTGGATATTGGCGTGGG CCGGAATTGTTTTAGTGGCTGCTTTGTGGAGTTGTCGCATACCTTCTATGCAAAGTTAAATAAAGATGAGGCTGCCAGAATGGAAG CTATCAAGGGAATTCACCGTGTGATGGTGGGCGAGACTATATTTTTGATGTCTAAAGATCATG GTCAAGGAACTTCATTGAATATCGACGACATACTCCTTATTTCTTTGTTTTTGCGTTCGCTTTTTGTTGCAGCATTGCAACTCTAA